From the genome of Leptolyngbyaceae cyanobacterium:
GTAGGGCATACTGGAACCTTTGCGCTAGACGCAAGCAACGCTTGGGGAGATGAAACCTCTACTCTTGTTGGTGAAAACCTGCATGAGCAAGTTATGTCTTAGATCCAATAATCCCCGTGCGTTCACGCCGGGGAGTGTCAAGGGTAAGTTGTTCGATATCTTCCAGAGTTTGCAGTACCAAACGTTTAGCTTGTAATCGCCATCCCCATTTTTGCACGGCGATCGCGATCGCAGCACCCCCAATCGTAGCAATATAATCAAGCGGTTGATTCAGAGAAATCCCGAATAGCAAACCCAAACCTGCAATACCCCAGAACGGTAAAGCTACAGTCTGACGTTGTTTTTCCACCAATTCACTCAAAAAATCAGTTGGCATTTCCGCCATTAATGCTTCTTTGACTTCCTTTTGTTCGGCTGCACTGACAGATAAGCCAATTTTTTGGCGGAGTTTTTCGATTTTCCGCGTATCGGTACTGTATTGAGTTAATTCATCTTCTGCCATCAGGATTAAACGTTCGTATTGTCCCATATTTGACTGATTTTTAGGTTACTTGTTTTAGTTTACGACTTTTGAGTACAGCTATCTACATTATGGCCAGTAATCATGTTCTTAATTTACTTCACTAACAAGTTCTCTATCTATAGCGATCCTAAATGAATTGCCAACAACTAAACCCCTCCCAACCCTCCCCTTGGTAAGGGAAGGGCTAGGGTGGGGTTGATTTAAATAGGATCGCTATATTCCCTATTTCTCAAATTTATATGTTTTCGATTCGAGCGAAAAAATTTATTTACAAGTATTAGTCTGTACTCAGATCTCACACCTGAGATATAAACCGGGTTTCTTGCAAATAGTTAAATGTGAAAGTTTATATTTTTCTTTCGTTAAGAAACCAGGTTTCTCAGGTTTTATTGAGAATTGTGCAAGATGTAACTATAGGAATCAAATATTCGGTCAAAGTAAAAGCATCTACTCCCAACTCCGTGCGCTCTTTTGCTGCCAAAACCCCAGCTTGGGCGTGCCACCAAGCACCTGTCGCTACGATTTCTTCTATCGGTAATTGCCGAGAGGAAGCTTGGGCTAAAAGTCCGCCGATTAAGCCTGTCAGCACGTCACCGCTACCACCACGGGCGAGGGCTGGCGTGCTTTGGGGTACAATCCACGCATAACCAGCTGGATTAGCAATTACCGTTCTTGCTCCTTTTAATAATACGATCGCACCACTACTTTCTGATGCTTTGCACACCGCATCGATTCTGTCTTTTGTAGCGTCTGGTGCATCGGGAAATAAACGTTTGAATTCACCAGTGTGGGGAGTTAAAACAGTGGGAGATTGCCGTTTTGATAAGGTGGGAATCGTTCCCATTTGGGCCAGAATATTCAAACCATCGGCATCTAAAACGAGAATGCGATCGCAATCCAATACCTGTTCTACAATTGAGCTAGCATCTGTAGTCAAACCAGGGCCACACGCGATCGCATTATAAGCACCCAAATCTATCCCGTTTGGTAGATGAGAAATCGCACCGCTTTCTGTTTCCGGACAACCAATAATCAGCGCTTCCGGTAAATGAGATACCAGCAAAGCTTTCAACGATTCCGGTACCGCAATTGACAGCATTCCCACCCCACTTGCTCTTGCTCCCAAAGCAGTTAAAATCGCTCCACCCGAATATTTACGAGAACCACAAATTG
Proteins encoded in this window:
- a CDS encoding NAD(P)H-hydrate dehydratase gives rise to the protein PAPCLFPPPLIKVGILVGPGHNGGDALVVARELHFQGYQVVIYRPFTKLKELTAQHAQYVESLGIPFFDEISPLQDCNFIVDGLFGFGLERALIGSVVDAINQLNNWQKFVISIDLPSGIHTDTGEVLGTAVRATHTLCLGLWKRGLLQDRALEYVGKAELIDFDIPLTNIDSILGENPQIKRITKSFVFAHLPLSRPPVTHKYKMGHLLAICGSRKYSGGAILTALGARASGVGMLSIAVPESLKALLVSHLPEALIIGCPETESGAISHLPNGIDLGAYNAIACGPGLTTDASSIVEQVLDCDRILVLDADGLNILAQMGTIPTLSKRQSPTVLTPHTGEFKRLFPDAPDATKDRIDAVCKASESSGAIVLLKGARTVIANPAGYAWIVPQSTPALARGGSGDVLTGLIGGLLAQASSRQLPIEEIVATGAWWHAQAGVLAAKERTELGVDAFTLTEYLIPIVTSCTILNKT